Proteins encoded together in one Vigna angularis cultivar LongXiaoDou No.4 chromosome 5, ASM1680809v1, whole genome shotgun sequence window:
- the LOC108340810 gene encoding UDP-D-apiose/UDP-D-xylose synthase 2, with protein sequence MNRSSTMARVDLDGNPIKPITICMIGAGGFIGSHLCEKLMHETPHTVFALDVYNDKIKHLLEPDSLPWAGRITFHRLNIKHDSRLEGLIKMADLTINLAAICTPADYNTRPLDTIYSNFIDALPVVKYCSENNKRLIHFSTCEVYGKTIGAFLPKDSLLRKDPAYFVLKEDESPCIFGSIEKQRWSYACAKQLIERLIYAEGAENGLEFTIVRPFNWIGPRMDFIPGIDGPSEGVPRVLACFSNNLLRGEPLKLVDGGQSQRTFVYIKDAIEAVLLMIENPARANGHIFNVGNPNNEVTVRQLAEIMIQVYSKVSGEKTPETPTIDVSSKEFYGEGYDDSDKRIPDMTIINKQLGWNPKTSLFDLLESTLTYQHRTYAEAIKKVIAKPVAS encoded by the exons ATGAATCGAAGCAGCACAATGGCGCGAGTGGATCTGGACGGTAACCCCATCAAGCCTATCACGATCTGCATGATCGGTGCCGGTGGGTTCATCGGCTCGCACCTCTGCGAGAAACTCATGCACGAAACCCCTCACACGGTTTTCGCCTTGGACGTTTACAATGACAAGATCAAGCACCTTCTGGAACCCGATTCTCTGCCTTGGGCCGGTCGCATCACCTTCCACCGCCTCAACATCAAACACGATTCTCGTCTCGAAGGTCTCATCAAGATGGCAGATCTC ACCATTAATCTCGCTGCGATTTGCACCCCTGCGGATTACAACACGCGCCCGCTGGACACCATTTACAGCAATTTCATTGACGCGCTCCCCGTG GTGAAATACTGTTCGGAGAATAACAAGCGCCTTATCCACTTCTCCACTTGCGAAGTGTACGGGAAAACGATTGGAGCCTTTCTCCCCAAAGATAGTCTTCTTCGTAAG GATCCGGCGTACTTTGTCCTTAAAGAAGACGAATCTCCTTGCATTTTTGGTTCTATTGAAAAGCAGAGGTGGTCTTACGCCTGTGCTAAACAGTTGATTGAGAGGCTGATTTATG CTGAGGGTGCTGAAAATGGTTTGGAATTCACCATTGTTAGGCCTTTTAACTGGATTGGACCTAGAATGGATTTCATTCCTGGCATCGATGGTCCAAGTGAGGGTGTTCCTCGGGTTCTTGCATGCTTTAGCAAT AATCTTCTTAGAGGAGAGCCCCTCAAGCTTGTAGACGGGGGACAGTCTCAAAGAACCTTTGTTTACATTAAAGATGCTATTGAAGCTGTCTTGTTGATGATT GAAAATCCTGCCAGAGCTAATGGTCATATATTTAATGTCGGTAACCCAAACAACGAGGTTACTGTTAGGCAGCTCGCTGAAATAATGATTCAG GTTTACTCAAAGGTGAGTGGAGAAAAAACTCCTGAAACCCCAACCATTGATGTGAGCTCAAAAGAATTTTATGGTGAGGGATATGATGACAGTGATAAGAGAATTCCTGACATGACCATAATAAACAAGCAGCTTG GTTGGAATCCTAAGACTTCGCTCTTCGACCTGCTGGAATCCACTCTGACCTATCAGCACAGGACATATGCTGAAGCCATCAAGAAAGTAATTGCAAAACCCGTTGCAAGTTAA